GTGCCGAGTTGCAACCCCACCGGTGGGTGGCGCGGGTGCTTCCACTCCAGCCACCGATGATTGCGCTCTTGCCCCCGGGCGCCACCTACACCATCGAAGGGCCCGGGAAGGTCGACTTCGCTACCAGCCAGCGAATCCTCGCGCTGGGCGTGGAGCCACTGACCGGGCGCGCGCGAGGCCTGCTGCAGCGGGCCTTCGGGCTCGACCACGCACCCAAGCTGATGGTCGTCTTCGGAAACAGGCTGCTCAGCCCCTCCCCGCGCGAAGCGGCGCTGGTTGCGGCCGCGGTGAACGCGCTCGAGGCGCACGATGGAAGCCCTCAAGTCCTGCGTGCCCACGTCGGCAAGGCCGGCGTGGCGCGGCTCTCCCTCGAGCTCCGTGTGGTCCCGCCGGGTCAGGAGCCCTTCGAGGGCCAGGCGCTCCCGAGCCAGGCGCCGCCGCGGCAGGTTTCCCTCCGCGAGGCGTTCGAGGCTGGCGCCGCGCGCCAGAATGTCCCGGTCGTCCCTCGTGGCGCGCCCTGCCCGTGCGGGAGCGGGGAGAAATACAAGCGCTGCCATGGCGCGAATGCGCCGGCCAGCGGGTCCGGGCTGCCCACGGAGGCCGAGCTCGGCGTACTCGAGAGGCGCCTCTACGAGCTGCTCACGCCGGAAGAACGCGCGCTCGCGCAACAGCAGTATCCTGTGCGCGGCGCCAGCGAGATTGAAGATTTGGCGCGGTTCTACTTCACCTGGCTGGTGTACCAGTTCCGCCCGCAGGGCACCGAGACCGCGGCCGAGCGGTACCTGCGCATCCACCGCAAGGCCATGGACGTGCGCGTGCGAACGTACCTGGAGGCGCAGCGCTCAGGGCGCGTCTCGGTCTGGTGCATCCAGGCGGTCGACGACGGCTGGATGCAGCTCGAGGACGCCTTCGGCGCCGGCACCTTCCGGGTGCGCTGTGGCTCGCTGGAGGGCGCGGAGGCGATCCCACCCGGCTACGCGTTCCTGGGTCGCCTGTTTGCGGTGCCGGGAGAGGTGGTGCTCAGCGCCCTCCACCCAGACGCTGTCGGACCTGCTGCCGTGGATGCGCTCGTTCGGGACGCGCACGGGGTCATCGAGCGCCTCGGTCTCCCCAGGGATCATCTCGCGCAGCCCGAGGCGGACCTCACGCGCCTGCTCCTCAAGCCCTGGCACATGACGATGTCGGAGCCGGTGAAGCTGGAGCTGGTTGACGACGAGCCGTAGCTGACGGTGTTGCAGGTCCTATGGATCGATCTTCTGCTCGGCCAGAAGCGCGTAACGCTCTTTGAGTTGGGGACGGCGTAGGCCGCTCAGGTTTGAACCGAGCCCGCCAGCGTCGCTACGCTCGGAGCCATGCAGTCGTGCCCGCTCCACCGTGACGTGGTGCTCGAGAGCACCCCCGAGGGACTCCGCTGCTTCATCTGTGGTGGCGTCATCGAGGCCGTCGAGGTCGACGAGCCGGCCACCAAGATCCTCGAGTTTCGGCGCCCCGCCCCGGCGCGACGCGAAGAGCGCCCCCTGCGCGAATTCGCCTCCAGCCAGCCCATCCACCCCGAGCTGGAGCGGCACATCCAGGCCCTCTCGGATGCGCTCCGGCTGGACCCCACCGACCCGCGCATCGTGCAGGCCCTCGCCGAGACTCTGGAGCAGGCCGGACGTCACGCCGACGCAGCCGACGTCTACTTCCGTCGCGGGCATGCGTGCATGGAGAACGGCCTGGCCGTGCTGGCGTTGCCGTTCTTGCGACAGGTCCTCAGGCTCGACCCGACCCGCGATGACGCGCGCCGACTCTTGATCGAGGCGTGTTTCGACCAGAGGCTGCTCGACGAGGTCGTTCGGGAGCTCGAGCAGCTTTGGATCCGGTACCGGATCACGGGTCAACGCGCGAGGTCCTACGAGGCCATGCTGGCGCTGAAGCTCCTCGAGCCGGAGTTCCAGCCTTCACTTCCCGGCCCCAAAGCGGAGTGGTCTCGTTGCTTCCCCATCCGGTTTGCGGTCCGAGAGCTCCTGCGCAATCACGACGTGACGCGGCTGGACATCATCCTCCGCGACGTCGAGTTCATCGGTCGGTATGGGTCCCTCGACTGGGAGGTGCTCGGGAGCTGGGTCGAGTGCCGGGTCTACGGCGAAGGGCGCGAGGCGATGACCAAGCGCCTCACCCAGCTCCATGCCGACGATCCCGACCACCTGCACTGGATGCTGATGCTCGCCAGGCTGCTCGACGGGACCGAGCGCCAGGCGGAGGCGGCAGAGCTGTACAAGCGGCTGCTCCCACTCGCGTGTGACGAGGCGTGGCGGTTCGAGCTGGGTGATCGGACTGGGCAGCTCGTCCGGCTGAGATGAAACCCACGCTCGTCCAGGGGCTGTGCTTCATCGCGCCTCGAAGATCTTGCCAAGCGTTCCCAGTTCAAGGTGCTCGAGAAGCCCGTCGACACCTAGAACCCGAGCAAACTCCGGCGCACCAGCCAGCTCGAGGTGCTTCCGAAGACGGTCGTCATTTGAGATCAGGACGGTGTCGGGAAGCATCAGCGCCGAAACGAGTCGGAAGTCGCTGGCGTCACCACGCCTACCTCGGCCTCTCGGGTTGTATGGATTGCCGCCAGTCACTGACAGGCGGTGGAACCAAGGCGGTGGTGGCAAGTTGAGCAGATTCCTGCAGCCTGGCTGGGGGAGCCAATGCCGACGACCGCAGAAATCCTCACCGACGTCGTGGTGCGCAATGCGCTCGCAACTTTGGCAAAGCGCGGCACTCCAGCGGCCGAGCGCATCGCCAGGCAGCTCGAGGACGTGCACGCCGCCGCGAACGAGACCTTCCGCCTCGACGAGGAGCGCTTCGCCCGCATGAAGCTCGCCGACCTCGAGAAGCTCAACAGCACCGCCCTCGACGCGATCCACACCGAGGCGCTCACGGTCCTCGAGAAGCACGGGGTCGCCAACGCTCGGAGCCTGAAGCCAGTGAAGGCGTGGCACGCGTTCCGAGACCTCCCGACCCTCACCGCGGGCGACTGGTTGATCAAGGACCTGCTGGAGCGGTTCGCCTTCAACGCGACCAACCTGGCCGACCTCATCAACCGCACGGCCTGGAGGGACGAGTGCAAGAAGCGCTCGGGGCTGGTCCAGCTCGCGGCCGACGAGTGCGGCTGCGCCGTCGAAGACTTCCTCCCGCCCAAGGCGAAGTGATGCGCCTGCGCCGCCACGCCAACCGCACGCTCTTCGACCCCGAGATGAAGCGCCAGGTGACGCTCGATGAGGTGGCGCGCGCCGTGCGCGGCGGAGAGCAGCTCAACGTCACCCAAGCCGAGGGGGACAAGGACGTCACCGGCCTGGTGCTCCTCCAGCTCCTTCAGATGGAGGCGGCGCGTGGCGCGGAGCTCCCGACCGAGCTGCTGCTGGAGGGCCTTCGCTCGGTGATGGCGACACGGCGACCTTCATCCGTGCTGAAGCAGCTCGAAGAGGAGCTGATCGCCTCGGCGACCAAGGTGAAGTAGGCCGCGGCAGCTAGAGAGCCTGACCGATGTAGATGTCATTGCCGTCCGGATCCCGTACCGCTGCCTCGCGCATTCCGTACTCGCTGCGGTCCTGCGGCACTGCGGCGAGGGCCTGCCCCGCAGCTTCTATCTGGGCGGCGTAAGCATCGACACCCGACGCAAGGCGCAGATGGCAGGCACTCTTCCCGGCCGGCTTCGTGCCTGCGCGGACAAGGACGATCGTCGCCGCGCCAATGCTCACCCCAGCGTAGTCG
This window of the Deltaproteobacteria bacterium genome carries:
- a CDS encoding SEC-C domain-containing protein, which encodes MIFFTRVYDEGTQLPNRAPQYVAIESVGDMIWSEFALDDAAGVGRLRARFPEAAVACSPELSQAAAAAGLPVAELPERERRIAAAAAVLVRHSAEMADVELSLLINLLEALARLERSDRWKEPAAAPVFEVVCAELQPHRWVARVLPLQPPMIALLPPGATYTIEGPGKVDFATSQRILALGVEPLTGRARGLLQRAFGLDHAPKLMVVFGNRLLSPSPREAALVAAAVNALEAHDGSPQVLRAHVGKAGVARLSLELRVVPPGQEPFEGQALPSQAPPRQVSLREAFEAGAARQNVPVVPRGAPCPCGSGEKYKRCHGANAPASGSGLPTEAELGVLERRLYELLTPEERALAQQQYPVRGASEIEDLARFYFTWLVYQFRPQGTETAAERYLRIHRKAMDVRVRTYLEAQRSGRVSVWCIQAVDDGWMQLEDAFGAGTFRVRCGSLEGAEAIPPGYAFLGRLFAVPGEVVLSALHPDAVGPAAVDALVRDAHGVIERLGLPRDHLAQPEADLTRLLLKPWHMTMSEPVKLELVDDEP
- a CDS encoding tetratricopeptide repeat protein, with the protein product MQSCPLHRDVVLESTPEGLRCFICGGVIEAVEVDEPATKILEFRRPAPARREERPLREFASSQPIHPELERHIQALSDALRLDPTDPRIVQALAETLEQAGRHADAADVYFRRGHACMENGLAVLALPFLRQVLRLDPTRDDARRLLIEACFDQRLLDEVVRELEQLWIRYRITGQRARSYEAMLALKLLEPEFQPSLPGPKAEWSRCFPIRFAVRELLRNHDVTRLDIILRDVEFIGRYGSLDWEVLGSWVECRVYGEGREAMTKRLTQLHADDPDHLHWMLMLARLLDGTERQAEAAELYKRLLPLACDEAWRFELGDRTGQLVRLR
- a CDS encoding VOC family protein, with protein sequence MPAVESVAPSFFVNDVARSVDWYVKVLGFNVAFHGSDYAGVSIGAATIVLVRAGTKPAGKSACHLRLASGVDAYAAQIEAAGQALAAVPQDRSEYGMREAAVRDPDGNDIYIGQAL